One Bacteroidota bacterium genomic window carries:
- a CDS encoding elongation factor Ts: MAEISASEVSKLRKTTGAGMMDCKKALTESNGDFEKAIEIIRKKGQAVANKRADREASEGVVLAKTNAAATIGYMIALNCETDFVAKNADFVKLANNIIDTAIAANCKDIETLKAQKIGGKTIDELIVEQIGVIGEKIELAFFHKIESAQVIPYIHYGSKLATLVGLSVAVNIEVGKDVAMQIAAMSPVAIDKDDVPAEVIAKEKEIGRELAIKEGKPENMLDKIAEGKVNKFFKENTLLNQEFTKDSKLTVRQYLQSANKDLTVTSFKRYSLAG; the protein is encoded by the coding sequence ATGGCAGAAATATCAGCTTCAGAAGTAAGCAAACTCAGAAAAACGACTGGTGCCGGAATGATGGATTGTAAAAAGGCACTTACCGAATCCAATGGCGATTTCGAAAAAGCAATTGAGATTATCCGCAAAAAAGGCCAGGCTGTTGCCAACAAGCGTGCCGACCGCGAAGCCAGCGAAGGCGTAGTGTTAGCAAAAACCAATGCGGCTGCTACTATAGGGTATATGATTGCCCTTAATTGCGAAACTGACTTCGTTGCAAAAAATGCCGATTTCGTGAAATTAGCCAACAACATTATCGACACAGCCATTGCCGCAAATTGCAAGGATATTGAAACATTGAAAGCTCAGAAAATCGGTGGTAAAACTATCGACGAACTGATTGTAGAACAAATAGGAGTGATTGGTGAAAAAATAGAACTGGCTTTTTTCCATAAAATTGAATCAGCTCAGGTAATTCCTTATATTCACTATGGTAGCAAACTGGCCACACTTGTTGGTTTGTCCGTTGCCGTAAACATCGAGGTGGGCAAAGACGTGGCTATGCAAATTGCGGCCATGAGTCCTGTAGCAATCGACAAAGATGATGTCCCAGCCGAGGTAATTGCAAAAGAAAAAGAAATTGGCCGTGAATTAGCTATTAAAGAGGGCAAACCTGAAAATATGCTCGATAAAATCGCCGAAGGCAAAGTGAATAAATTCTTCAAAGAAAACACCTTGCTCAACCAGGAATTTACAAAAGACAGCAAATTAACTGTACGTCAATACCTGCAAAGCGCCAACAAAGATTTAACAGTGACAAGCTTTAAACGTTATTCGCTTGCCGGATAA
- the frr gene encoding ribosome recycling factor, protein MEEEVQLYLDDAFEKMNKAVIHLDEELGRVRAGKASPAVLEGIMVDYYGSLTSLSQVSNINTPDARTIAIQPWEKSMIEPIEKAIMAANLGLNPMNNGEMIRINVPILTEERRKDLVKQIKQMGETTKVSIRNARRDANETFKKMKKEGLAEDLEKDAEQQVQDATDKYIVKVDKLLELKEKDIMTV, encoded by the coding sequence ATGGAAGAAGAAGTTCAATTATATCTTGATGATGCCTTTGAAAAAATGAACAAGGCAGTAATTCACCTCGATGAAGAGCTAGGTCGGGTAAGGGCAGGGAAAGCTTCACCCGCTGTGCTCGAAGGCATCATGGTCGATTATTACGGTTCGCTGACATCCCTTTCACAGGTATCCAACATCAATACACCCGATGCCCGTACTATTGCCATTCAGCCATGGGAAAAGTCGATGATTGAACCGATAGAGAAGGCAATCATGGCTGCTAACCTAGGCCTCAATCCCATGAATAATGGCGAGATGATCAGGATTAATGTACCAATTCTTACTGAAGAAAGACGAAAAGACCTGGTAAAACAAATAAAGCAAATGGGCGAAACCACCAAGGTAAGCATCCGTAACGCCCGGCGCGATGCGAATGAGACCTTTAAAAAAATGAAGAAAGAGGGTTTGGCAGAAGACCTTGAAAAAGATGCCGAACAGCAGGTGCAAGACGCCACGGATAAATACATTGTTAAAGTCGATAAACTACTGGAGCTTAAAGAAAAGGATATTATGACGGTATAA
- the rplM gene encoding 50S ribosomal protein L13, which translates to MDTLSYKTKSATKATSHKEWFVVDATNEVLGRLSTKIAKVLRGKMKTSFTPNADCGDNVIIINAEKVRLTGNKLTDKVYVRYTGYPGGQRFESPEELLRKKPERVIEKAVKGMLPKNRLGAAVGKNLFVYAGNVHPHEAQQPKELNLNSIK; encoded by the coding sequence GTGGATACACTAAGTTATAAAACGAAGTCGGCAACAAAGGCTACATCCCATAAAGAGTGGTTTGTAGTAGATGCCACAAACGAAGTGTTGGGTCGTCTTTCGACGAAAATTGCCAAGGTGTTGCGCGGAAAAATGAAAACAAGTTTTACCCCTAACGCCGATTGCGGAGACAACGTCATTATTATCAATGCCGAAAAAGTGAGGCTCACCGGCAACAAACTTACCGACAAAGTTTATGTACGTTATACAGGCTATCCTGGCGGTCAGCGCTTCGAATCACCTGAAGAATTACTACGCAAGAAACCAGAGCGTGTAATTGAAAAAGCTGTAAAAGGAATGCTTCCTAAAAACCGTTTGGGAGCTGCAGTTGGTAAAAACCTTTTTGTATATGCAGGCAATGTGCACCCGCACGAAGCTCAGCAGCCAAAAGAATTGAACTTAAACAGTATTAAATAA
- a CDS encoding UMP kinase, with protein MYKYKRILLKLSGEALMGSKQQGIDEERLEEYASQIKQLLDNGVEVGIVIGGGNIFRGISGMEAGFDRVQGDYMGMLATVINGLAIQGAIEKLGGKSVVFTAIDMMPVGVRYSKRGVLRAFEQDEAAIFTFGTGNPFFTTDTTAALRAVEIDAEVLLKGTRVDGVYTADPEKDPKAVKYNTLTFDEAYSKGLKIMDLTAFTMCKENNLPILVFDMNTHGNLEKLMKGEDIGTIICN; from the coding sequence ATGTACAAATACAAAAGGATATTACTCAAATTAAGTGGTGAAGCCCTGATGGGTTCTAAGCAACAAGGAATAGACGAAGAACGGCTTGAAGAATATGCAAGTCAGATTAAGCAATTGCTCGACAACGGGGTTGAAGTAGGCATTGTAATTGGGGGGGGCAACATTTTTAGGGGCATCTCAGGAATGGAAGCCGGGTTCGACCGTGTTCAAGGCGATTATATGGGTATGCTGGCCACGGTAATCAATGGCCTTGCCATACAGGGTGCAATTGAGAAACTTGGAGGTAAATCTGTTGTGTTTACAGCCATCGATATGATGCCTGTTGGTGTGCGTTATTCAAAACGTGGTGTATTGAGGGCCTTTGAGCAGGATGAAGCTGCGATTTTTACTTTTGGTACCGGCAATCCGTTTTTTACTACAGATACCACAGCAGCATTGCGGGCCGTTGAAATAGATGCTGAGGTTTTGTTAAAAGGTACACGCGTCGATGGCGTATATACTGCCGATCCCGAAAAAGATCCGAAGGCAGTTAAATACAATACTTTAACCTTCGATGAGGCCTATAGCAAAGGGCTTAAAATTATGGATCTTACAGCCTTTACTATGTGCAAAGAAAACAATTTGCCTATTCTTGTTTTCGATATGAATACCCATGGCAACCTTGAAAAGCTGATGAAAGGGGAAGACATAGGAACCATTATTTGCAATTAG
- the rpsB gene encoding 30S ribosomal protein S2, with the protein MPRTTFEQLLDAGAHFGHLKRKWNPQMAPYIFMERNGIHIIDLQKTIVKLDEAANALKQIAKSGRKILFVATKKQAKDIVADRVKQINMPYVTERWPGGMLTNFPTIRKAVKKMSTIDKMATDGTFENMSKRERLQVTRQRAKLDKNLGSIADLTRLPAAMFVVDITKEHIAIREAHRLNIPVFAIVDTNSDPNKVDFPIPANDDAAKSILLITDVVCQAIQEGLGERKLEREKEAADDEAEKVAKKESARKALLDEEDVAEVEAIVPAKQKKVLAPAVKSALKTKAVEIDEEELEEEA; encoded by the coding sequence ATGCCAAGAACAACTTTTGAACAGTTATTAGATGCAGGTGCACATTTTGGTCACCTAAAAAGAAAATGGAATCCACAAATGGCTCCCTATATTTTCATGGAGCGCAATGGGATTCACATCATCGACCTTCAGAAAACAATTGTCAAGCTCGACGAAGCAGCCAATGCCCTGAAGCAAATTGCCAAATCAGGACGCAAAATTCTTTTCGTTGCCACTAAAAAACAAGCCAAAGACATTGTTGCCGACCGCGTAAAGCAAATAAACATGCCTTATGTAACCGAGCGCTGGCCTGGTGGAATGTTAACCAATTTCCCCACCATCAGAAAGGCAGTGAAAAAAATGTCAACCATCGATAAAATGGCTACCGATGGCACTTTCGAAAATATGTCGAAACGCGAAAGGCTCCAAGTTACCCGTCAGCGTGCCAAGCTTGATAAAAACCTTGGCAGTATTGCCGACCTGACCCGTTTGCCAGCAGCCATGTTTGTGGTAGATATTACCAAAGAACACATTGCTATTCGCGAAGCCCATAGACTTAACATCCCCGTTTTTGCTATTGTCGACACCAATTCCGATCCTAATAAAGTTGATTTCCCGATTCCGGCCAACGACGATGCTGCCAAATCAATATTATTAATAACAGATGTGGTATGCCAGGCTATTCAGGAAGGTTTAGGTGAACGCAAATTAGAGCGTGAAAAAGAAGCTGCCGATGATGAAGCGGAAAAAGTAGCCAAAAAAGAATCAGCCCGCAAAGCACTTCTTGACGAAGAGGATGTGGCAGAGGTAGAAGCAATTGTTCCCGCTAAGCAAAAAAAGGTTTTAGCGCCAGCAGTGAAATCAGCTTTGAAAACTAAAGCCGTCGAGATCGACGAAGAAGAATTGGAAGAAGAGGCATAA
- a CDS encoding DNA-3-methyladenine glycosylase, producing MGRLNLDFYTRDVLEVAPDLLGCNIIIKGLTGLQSFAITEVEAYRGEEDLACHASKGKTSRNQAMYLDGGHVYVYLIYGMYWMLNIVTGLSGHPQAVLIRSVRGCNGPGRVGRLLGIDKSFYAEYLVLSERLWLESGMQVRENEIIHTNRIGIDYAGVWKEKPWRYVWQAGID from the coding sequence ATGGGCCGGCTAAACCTTGACTTCTATACCCGTGACGTACTCGAAGTGGCTCCCGACCTGTTGGGTTGCAATATTATAATAAAAGGGCTGACTGGTCTTCAATCCTTTGCTATTACCGAAGTGGAAGCTTACCGTGGCGAAGAAGATCTGGCTTGCCATGCAAGCAAGGGCAAAACTTCACGCAATCAGGCCATGTACCTGGATGGGGGGCACGTATATGTCTATTTAATCTATGGCATGTACTGGATGCTCAACATTGTTACCGGATTGTCAGGCCATCCGCAGGCTGTATTAATAAGGAGTGTAAGGGGTTGCAACGGCCCCGGCAGGGTAGGCCGTTTGTTGGGCATTGATAAAAGCTTTTATGCCGAATATCTAGTTTTATCGGAAAGATTATGGCTTGAATCGGGCATGCAGGTGAGAGAAAATGAAATTATACATACAAACAGAATAGGTATTGATTATGCCGGCGTGTGGAAAGAAAAACCCTGGCGCTATGTGTGGCAAGCCGGAATTGATTAA
- the rpsI gene encoding 30S ribosomal protein S9 — protein sequence MELVNTIGRRKAAIARIYLKEGKGDIIVNKTDYKQYFPLEILQYVVRQPLELTNNLGKYDINVNLDGGGIKGQAEALRLAIARALVEIDAESNKSVLKSNKMLTRDPREVERKKPGRPKARKRFQFSKR from the coding sequence ATGGAATTAGTAAACACCATTGGTAGAAGAAAAGCTGCTATTGCCCGTATTTACCTGAAAGAGGGTAAAGGTGATATCATCGTGAACAAAACCGATTACAAACAATATTTTCCACTGGAAATTTTACAATATGTAGTGCGTCAGCCACTCGAACTTACCAACAACCTTGGCAAGTACGACATCAACGTAAACCTCGATGGTGGCGGAATTAAAGGGCAGGCCGAAGCACTTCGTTTAGCTATTGCCCGTGCACTTGTAGAAATAGATGCCGAAAGCAACAAATCAGTCCTCAAATCGAACAAAATGCTTACTCGTGACCCCCGCGAAGTGGAACGTAAAAAGCCAGGTCGCCCGAAAGCACGGAAGAGATTCCAGTTCAGTAAACGTTAG
- a CDS encoding IS1182 family transposase: MLVQQQKLQLSLYSDLYSLIVPKDNLLRKINELIDFSFIYDELVTKYCSTNGRNAESPIRMFKYLLLKTIYDISDVDVVERSRFDMSFKYFLEMTPEEDVINPSSLTKFRKLRLKDTDLLNLLIGKTVSIAIEKGIIKSKSIIVDATHSLSRSNPLSPLEVLKERARQLRKVVYSTDENWIERMPKKNEDNDLEHELLYCDTLEKAIESDEVIRSFPKVKEKLNLLKETIEDTQDHYTLSKDPDARTGHKTQDSSFFGFKTHIAMTEERIITAAVVTSGEKGDGPELPALLESSQNNGIEVDTIIGDAAYSGMENLKIADEQEIKIVAKLNPSITQGFRNQENTFDYNKDAGMFVCPAGHMAIRKARQGKKDDGSNQVDTYYFDIEKCKTCTLKNGCYKPDAKTKTYSVSIKSDKHLEQMEFQQTEYFKEKAKHRYKIEAKNSELKNVHGYGRATSYGITNMQMQGAMAIFTVNLKRILKLMN; this comes from the coding sequence ATGCTCGTACAACAGCAAAAACTTCAGCTTAGTTTATACTCTGATCTATATTCCCTTATCGTTCCCAAGGATAATCTACTACGAAAAATTAATGAGCTCATTGATTTTTCGTTCATTTATGATGAACTGGTAACCAAATACTGCTCAACCAATGGGCGCAATGCTGAGAGCCCTATTCGTATGTTCAAATATCTGTTGCTCAAAACGATATACGACATTTCGGATGTAGATGTAGTAGAACGTTCCCGTTTTGACATGTCTTTCAAGTATTTTTTGGAGATGACACCTGAAGAAGATGTGATAAATCCCAGTTCGCTTACCAAATTCAGGAAACTGCGGTTGAAGGATACCGATTTGTTGAATCTTTTGATAGGCAAGACCGTTTCCATTGCCATTGAAAAGGGTATCATCAAATCGAAGTCCATTATTGTTGATGCCACACATTCATTATCCAGATCGAACCCATTGTCCCCCTTGGAAGTGCTCAAAGAACGTGCCCGGCAACTTCGTAAGGTGGTTTATTCCACAGATGAGAACTGGATAGAGCGAATGCCTAAAAAGAACGAAGACAATGATTTGGAGCATGAATTATTATATTGTGATACGCTTGAAAAGGCGATAGAGTCAGACGAAGTAATACGTTCATTCCCAAAAGTAAAAGAAAAGCTAAATCTATTGAAAGAAACCATTGAAGATACACAGGATCATTATACACTTTCAAAGGATCCTGATGCCAGAACAGGCCATAAGACGCAAGACTCTTCATTTTTTGGATTCAAAACCCATATCGCCATGACAGAGGAACGAATTATTACGGCTGCCGTGGTAACATCCGGAGAAAAGGGCGATGGCCCAGAGTTACCGGCATTGCTTGAATCTAGTCAAAATAATGGAATTGAGGTAGATACAATCATTGGCGATGCAGCCTATTCAGGAATGGAGAATCTTAAAATTGCTGATGAACAAGAAATAAAAATCGTTGCAAAATTGAATCCCTCTATTACGCAGGGTTTTAGAAATCAAGAAAATACATTTGACTACAACAAAGATGCCGGAATGTTTGTATGTCCCGCAGGGCATATGGCTATAAGAAAAGCACGTCAAGGAAAGAAAGATGATGGCTCCAACCAAGTAGACACTTATTACTTCGATATTGAAAAATGTAAAACATGTACCTTAAAAAACGGATGCTATAAACCTGATGCAAAAACTAAAACCTATTCTGTTTCTATTAAATCGGATAAACATTTGGAACAAATGGAGTTTCAACAGACCGAATACTTCAAAGAAAAGGCAAAACACCGTTATAAAATTGAAGCAAAAAATAGTGAACTAAAAAACGTACATGGCTATGGAAGAGCTACTTCGTACGGAATTACCAACATGCAAATGCAAGGGGCAATGGCCATTTTTACTGTAAATCTCAAAAGAATCCTCAAATTAATGAATTAA
- a CDS encoding O-antigen ligase family protein — MFNSPITMLGNQTHRFIYLFCISLVAVSLPFSPFLLSLSQFILAGNWLLEGEFKRKIQTLKTRPSVLFILSFFLVHIMWLIPTNNWNYALHDLKIKLPFLVFPIIVGTSVPLSLKEFKLVLNFYLCSMVLATFVSAGIYFGLGSDQAADNRNSSLFISHIRFALMTVFAFSIAASVLFNLANLRLVSRYFYLVAFLWLLVHLFFIGAFTGLVIAVLLFPVILSYVLKKIQSQQFKRIILLLSVFSFAIVTAYIAISLMRYLERKENQFDLLPKQTINGNPYQHYAKENSFENGNRVWALICETELEQEWNKVSRLPYRGKDNKGQQLRATLVRYMASMDLPKDSLGISRLSPEDIRMVEEGHTNFIFKNKWSVYARLYELFWETENYLKGHNPSGHSFSQRIEMAKNGLHVAANHFWFGTGTGDVNEEVMKQYQKNNTLLDPRWWFRPHNQYITLFIAFGMVGFALLLLGFIAAIFFEKKNAGYLFVSFLLIVLLSMVSEDTFETQAGASFTAFFLSLLLLGPGFVDNNFSDGPAKP, encoded by the coding sequence ATGTTTAACAGCCCCATTACCATGCTCGGGAATCAGACTCATCGGTTTATTTATCTTTTCTGCATCTCACTGGTAGCGGTTTCGTTGCCATTTTCTCCCTTTCTTTTAAGTCTGAGCCAATTTATTCTTGCAGGCAACTGGCTCCTCGAAGGAGAGTTTAAAAGAAAAATCCAAACCCTAAAAACAAGACCTTCTGTTTTATTTATCCTTTCCTTTTTTCTTGTCCATATAATGTGGCTTATCCCAACCAACAATTGGAATTATGCCCTTCACGACCTCAAAATTAAACTGCCTTTTCTGGTATTCCCGATTATTGTAGGCACCTCAGTTCCTCTTTCGTTGAAGGAATTTAAACTAGTGCTTAATTTCTATTTATGCTCGATGGTATTAGCAACCTTCGTGAGCGCTGGTATCTATTTTGGCCTGGGTTCAGACCAAGCAGCCGATAACAGAAATTCGTCGCTCTTTATTTCACACATACGTTTTGCCCTGATGACTGTGTTTGCTTTTTCAATTGCAGCATCAGTTCTTTTCAATCTGGCTAACCTGCGTCTGGTTTCGAGGTATTTTTACCTTGTCGCGTTTCTTTGGCTTTTAGTGCACCTTTTTTTTATTGGTGCATTTACTGGTTTGGTAATTGCAGTTTTACTGTTTCCTGTGATTTTATCTTATGTGCTGAAAAAAATCCAAAGCCAGCAGTTTAAAAGGATTATTCTTTTACTGAGCGTTTTCAGCTTTGCCATAGTAACTGCTTATATAGCAATTAGTCTGATGCGCTATTTGGAACGCAAGGAAAATCAGTTTGACCTTTTACCCAAGCAGACCATCAATGGAAACCCTTACCAACATTATGCAAAGGAAAACAGTTTCGAAAATGGGAATAGAGTCTGGGCATTGATTTGTGAAACTGAACTCGAGCAAGAATGGAATAAGGTGAGCAGGCTCCCCTATCGTGGGAAAGATAATAAAGGCCAACAACTTCGTGCGACTTTGGTACGCTATATGGCTTCAATGGACTTACCCAAAGATTCGCTTGGCATTAGCCGGCTAAGCCCCGAAGACATAAGAATGGTTGAAGAAGGACATACTAATTTCATTTTTAAAAATAAGTGGTCGGTTTATGCCCGACTTTATGAACTTTTTTGGGAAACTGAGAACTACTTGAAAGGTCATAACCCAAGCGGTCACTCCTTCAGTCAACGGATTGAAATGGCCAAAAACGGTTTGCATGTAGCTGCCAACCATTTTTGGTTTGGCACCGGCACAGGCGATGTCAATGAGGAGGTGATGAAGCAATACCAGAAAAATAACACTTTGCTGGACCCCCGATGGTGGTTCAGGCCTCACAACCAATACATCACACTGTTTATTGCTTTCGGAATGGTTGGTTTTGCTTTGCTTTTACTGGGTTTTATCGCGGCGATATTTTTCGAAAAGAAAAATGCCGGCTATTTGTTTGTTAGCTTTTTGTTGATTGTGCTTTTGTCAATGGTAAGCGAGGATACCTTCGAAACCCAGGCCGGGGCCAGTTTTACAGCTTTTTTTCTAAGCTTATTGCTGCTGGGTCCGGGATTTGTCGATAATAACTTCTCAGATGGGCCGGCTAAACCTTGA
- the hflX gene encoding GTPase HflX, whose protein sequence is MAEISTAKIREKAVLVGIIHSGQDAMQVKEYLEELAFLVETAGAEPVKTFTQKIDAPNSKTFVGTGKLEEINQYIKIHEVQIVIFDDELTPTQLRNIERELEIRVLDRTNLILDIFAGRAKTAHAKTQVELAQYQYLLPRLTRMWTHLERQRGGIGLRGPGETEIETDRRIIRDKISRLKEQLEKIDKQMATQRKNRGRMVRVSLVGYTNVGKSTIMNMLSKSDVFAENKLFATLDTTVRKVIIQNLPFLLSDTVGFIRKLPHDLVESFKSTLDEVRESDILLHVVDISHPGFEEQIQVVNQTLQEIGAADKTTFLVFNKIDAYRFDHKDEDDLAPRTQRHWTLDELKNSWMGKTEIPCIFISALEKKNVDEFRELLYNKIREIHAARYPFDNFLYEDDY, encoded by the coding sequence ATGGCCGAAATTTCCACTGCTAAGATTCGTGAAAAAGCTGTTCTTGTTGGAATCATCCATTCCGGACAAGATGCTATGCAGGTGAAAGAATACTTAGAAGAACTTGCCTTCCTGGTAGAAACTGCCGGGGCCGAACCTGTTAAAACGTTTACCCAGAAAATTGATGCACCCAACTCCAAAACCTTTGTCGGAACAGGTAAACTTGAAGAAATTAACCAGTACATAAAAATTCACGAAGTACAAATTGTTATATTCGATGATGAGCTAACTCCTACCCAGTTAAGAAATATTGAGCGCGAACTGGAAATAAGAGTGCTGGATAGGACCAACCTTATTCTCGATATTTTTGCCGGCCGGGCAAAAACTGCACATGCCAAAACACAGGTTGAACTGGCACAATATCAATACTTGTTGCCACGCCTTACCCGCATGTGGACTCACCTTGAAAGGCAAAGAGGAGGTATCGGACTCCGAGGGCCTGGCGAAACTGAGATTGAAACAGACCGACGCATTATTCGTGATAAAATTTCGAGGTTAAAAGAACAACTCGAAAAAATAGACAAACAAATGGCTACCCAGCGTAAAAACAGGGGCCGCATGGTGCGCGTATCGCTGGTAGGTTATACCAATGTCGGAAAATCGACCATCATGAACATGCTTAGCAAATCGGATGTGTTTGCGGAGAACAAGCTTTTTGCTACGCTCGATACCACTGTGCGCAAGGTGATTATTCAAAATCTTCCTTTTTTGCTCTCGGACACCGTGGGGTTTATACGGAAATTGCCCCATGACCTGGTAGAATCATTCAAATCTACCCTCGACGAGGTGCGCGAATCTGATATTTTATTGCATGTGGTGGATATTTCCCACCCTGGATTTGAGGAGCAAATACAAGTCGTGAACCAGACTCTTCAGGAAATAGGAGCTGCAGATAAAACTACCTTTCTGGTGTTTAACAAGATTGATGCCTATCGGTTTGATCACAAAGACGAAGACGACCTTGCACCCCGAACCCAGCGACACTGGACCCTCGATGAACTTAAAAACAGTTGGATGGGAAAGACCGAAATTCCATGCATATTTATTTCAGCCCTGGAGAAGAAAAATGTAGATGAATTCCGCGAATTACTTTACAATAAAATACGGGAAATACATGCGGCACGGTATCCTTTCGATAATTTTCTATACGAAGATGACTATTGA